One genomic segment of Desulfomicrobium sp. ZS1 includes these proteins:
- a CDS encoding glutamine synthetase III, whose amino-acid sequence MNGLTARRDAIKAITDYKPLHAPLNFNETSLTEMFGSNVFNDKVMRERLPKTVYKSLKKTIELGEKLDASVADVVANAMKDWAIEKGATHFTHVFYPLTGLTAEKHDSFLTPDGKGGAVAEFSGKMLIQGEPDASSFPSGGLRATFEARGYTAWDVTSPAFILENPNGTFLCIPTAFVSWTGEALDKKTPLLRSMQALNKQAKRVLKLFGVETKLPLTSYAGPEQEYFLIDRNFVFARPDLLIAGRSLFGAKPPKGQEFEDQYFGVTPRRVMSFMMEVDRELFKLGVPVKTRHNEVAPSQFEIAPIYEQGNLATDHNQLVMTVLRSVAKRYGMVCLLHEKPFAGINGSGKHLNYSIGNDEVGCLYDPGDTPHENAQFLVFCAAAIRAMHKYGPLLRATVASASNDHRLGANEAPPAIMSVYLGEQLTDVFEQFKKGEVKSSKKKSIMNIGVDTLPPLPMDPGDRNRTSPFAFTGNRFEFRAVGSSMSIAGSQVALNTMMSESLDYIATELEKATGGKKATLNEAVQNLLQKIMIEHDTVIFNGDGYSDEWHKEAEKRGLANLKATPDALPMLSIPSTIELFTKYGVLTEAELRSREEIYLEMYCKTIETEANLMLRMSKTVIFPASFRYQNELAQACANLQAIGKEFGTTTLDQLTANLRGMQKVTYELESLLEGDKGTTTLDHANYFYKTILPAMAEVRKHADLLETIVADDLWTLPSYQEMLFIR is encoded by the coding sequence ATGAACGGACTCACGGCCCGCAGGGACGCCATCAAGGCAATCACCGACTACAAACCCTTGCATGCTCCCCTGAATTTCAACGAGACATCCCTTACGGAAATGTTTGGAAGCAACGTTTTTAATGACAAGGTCATGCGTGAACGCCTGCCCAAGACCGTCTATAAATCATTGAAGAAGACCATCGAACTCGGTGAAAAGCTCGACGCGTCCGTGGCTGATGTCGTGGCCAACGCCATGAAGGATTGGGCCATCGAGAAAGGGGCCACCCATTTTACGCACGTTTTCTATCCCCTGACCGGCCTGACCGCAGAGAAGCATGACTCCTTCCTGACCCCCGACGGCAAGGGCGGGGCTGTGGCCGAATTCAGCGGCAAGATGCTCATTCAGGGCGAGCCGGATGCCTCCAGTTTTCCCTCCGGCGGCTTGCGCGCAACGTTCGAAGCCCGTGGCTACACCGCCTGGGACGTGACCAGTCCGGCCTTTATCCTTGAAAATCCCAACGGGACGTTTCTGTGCATCCCCACGGCCTTCGTATCCTGGACCGGCGAGGCCCTGGACAAGAAGACTCCGCTGCTGCGCTCCATGCAGGCTCTGAACAAGCAGGCCAAGCGCGTGCTGAAGCTGTTTGGCGTCGAGACCAAGCTGCCCCTGACCAGCTACGCCGGTCCTGAGCAGGAATATTTTCTCATCGACCGCAATTTCGTGTTTGCGCGTCCCGACCTGCTCATCGCCGGCCGCAGCCTTTTTGGCGCCAAGCCGCCCAAGGGCCAGGAGTTCGAGGACCAGTATTTCGGCGTGACCCCGCGTCGCGTCATGTCGTTCATGATGGAAGTGGACCGCGAACTGTTCAAGCTCGGCGTCCCGGTCAAGACCCGTCACAACGAAGTGGCGCCCAGCCAGTTCGAGATCGCGCCCATCTACGAGCAGGGCAACCTGGCCACGGACCACAATCAGCTGGTCATGACCGTGCTGCGCAGCGTGGCCAAGCGTTACGGCATGGTCTGCCTGCTGCACGAGAAGCCCTTCGCCGGCATCAACGGCTCGGGCAAGCACCTCAATTATTCCATCGGCAACGATGAGGTCGGCTGCCTGTACGATCCCGGCGACACGCCGCATGAAAACGCCCAGTTCCTGGTCTTCTGCGCCGCCGCCATCCGCGCCATGCACAAGTACGGCCCGCTGCTGCGCGCCACCGTCGCCAGCGCCTCCAACGATCATCGTCTCGGCGCCAACGAGGCCCCGCCGGCCATCATGTCCGTGTATCTCGGCGAGCAGCTGACCGACGTCTTCGAGCAGTTCAAGAAGGGCGAAGTCAAGAGTTCCAAAAAGAAGAGCATCATGAACATCGGCGTGGACACGCTGCCGCCCCTGCCCATGGATCCGGGCGACCGCAACCGCACCAGCCCCTTCGCCTTCACCGGCAACCGCTTCGAATTCCGCGCGGTGGGTTCTTCCATGTCCATCGCCGGCTCACAGGTGGCCCTGAACACCATGATGTCCGAGTCCCTGGACTACATCGCCACGGAGCTGGAAAAAGCCACCGGCGGCAAAAAGGCCACGCTCAATGAAGCCGTGCAGAATCTCTTGCAGAAGATCATGATCGAGCACGATACGGTCATTTTCAACGGCGACGGCTACTCCGACGAATGGCATAAGGAAGCCGAAAAGCGCGGTCTGGCCAACCTGAAGGCCACCCCCGACGCGCTGCCCATGCTGTCCATCCCATCGACCATCGAGCTCTTCACCAAATACGGCGTGCTGACCGAGGCCGAGCTGCGTTCCCGCGAAGAGATCTACCTGGAGATGTACTGCAAGACCATCGAGACCGAAGCCAACCTGATGCTGCGCATGTCCAAGACCGTCATCTTCCCGGCTTCCTTCCGTTATCAGAACGAGCTTGCCCAGGCCTGCGCCAATCTTCAGGCCATCGGCAAGGAATTCGGCACCACCACGCTTGACCAGCTGACCGCCAACCTGCGCGGCATGCAGAAGGTCACCTACGAACTTGAATCGCTGCTTGAGGGTGACAAGGGCACCACGACCCTGGATCACGCCAACTACTTCTACAAGACCATCCTGCCTGCCATGGCAGAGGTCAGAAAGCATGCCGACCTGCTGGAAACGATCGTC
- a CDS encoding EAL and HDOD domain-containing protein, which translates to MPAAVPSTTNLHLLSRNPIFTAAKTVWGYEIQATSSLAAGLPQDPEQANVGAAVIAGDFIGLNTILARNKKILLSYTRDQLQKQIPYAFPAQSSAILVNPDFQSDPDLLPALRQMAADGHTIALEWDAGTAPSAAIMDLAAVICLSAPDMAADFAKTLKAAKTVIVRNVTSRKELEHLQSLGICLFQGRFFKTAEIIPGKKLSSHQNSRLQILRVIEAESPDLDHLARTIQADVTLSYRLLTYLNSPTFGFMRKIDSIRQAITLLGWTNVRNWLRAVLLADITQGEEQTELLHLSLWRGKFLEQTVASHDYWDFKPDEMFLLGMFSLLDAILGISMADALAFLPLNDAQKKALRGESTTEYMPLMTLMLAFEDQDEDNLGRILQDLNLGQETMRRIHRESGAWASALLEVSQGA; encoded by the coding sequence ATGCCCGCAGCTGTTCCGAGCACGACAAACCTACACCTCCTGTCCCGAAACCCGATTTTCACCGCCGCCAAGACAGTGTGGGGTTATGAGATTCAGGCCACGTCAAGCCTTGCCGCAGGCCTTCCCCAAGACCCGGAGCAGGCCAATGTGGGGGCTGCGGTCATCGCCGGTGATTTTATCGGGCTGAACACCATCCTGGCCCGCAACAAGAAAATACTTCTCTCCTACACCCGGGACCAATTGCAAAAGCAGATCCCCTACGCTTTTCCGGCGCAATCCTCCGCCATCCTGGTCAACCCGGATTTCCAAAGCGACCCGGACCTGCTCCCGGCGCTGCGACAGATGGCGGCGGACGGGCACACCATCGCCCTGGAGTGGGATGCCGGCACCGCCCCTTCAGCCGCCATCATGGACCTGGCCGCCGTGATCTGCCTGTCCGCCCCGGACATGGCCGCAGACTTTGCCAAAACCCTGAAGGCCGCAAAGACCGTCATCGTGCGCAACGTGACCAGCCGGAAAGAATTGGAACACCTGCAGAGCCTTGGCATCTGCCTTTTCCAAGGGCGTTTTTTCAAGACCGCGGAGATCATTCCGGGAAAAAAACTGTCCTCGCACCAGAATTCACGCCTGCAGATTCTGCGCGTCATTGAAGCCGAATCCCCCGATCTCGACCACCTGGCCCGGACCATCCAGGCCGACGTGACCCTTTCCTACCGGCTGCTGACCTATCTCAACTCGCCGACTTTCGGATTCATGCGCAAGATCGACTCCATCCGCCAGGCCATCACCCTTCTCGGCTGGACAAACGTGCGCAACTGGCTGCGCGCCGTGCTGCTGGCGGACATCACCCAGGGCGAAGAGCAGACCGAGCTTCTGCATCTCTCGCTGTGGCGGGGAAAATTTCTGGAGCAGACCGTGGCCAGCCACGACTACTGGGACTTCAAGCCCGATGAGATGTTTTTGCTTGGCATGTTTTCGCTTCTCGACGCCATCCTTGGCATCTCCATGGCTGACGCCCTGGCGTTTCTGCCCTTGAACGACGCGCAAAAAAAGGCCCTGCGCGGCGAGAGCACGACAGAATACATGCCACTCATGACCCTTATGCTCGCGTTCGAGGATCAGGATGAAGACAACCTGGGCAGGATTCTACAGGATTTGAATCTGGGCCAGGAGACAATGCGGCGAATACACCGCGAATCAGGCGCCTGGGCGTCCGCCCTGCTTGAGGTCAGCCAAGGCGCCTGA
- a CDS encoding glycogen/starch/alpha-glucan phosphorylase yields MENPETNEIVESLKDDIQRHVALTLGSDPFPPRKERYYLGLCYSVRDRLLGQWIETQRSYYDSITKRVYYMSLEFLPGRFLMNYIQALGLEEVCREAVRDFGLDLDELLEEEWNPGLGNGGLGRLASCYMDSMATCKIPGYGYGILYDYGIFYQTIVNGYQHEGCDNWLRQDSPWVLRRGHFMFRINFYGRSEAYEDSAGHERFRWVDTESVMAMACDIMVPGHQNSHVTNMRLWKAISTRDFEFEHFNRGDYIGAVQAKVESENISKVLYPNDTSPRGKELRLRQQYFFVAATFQDILRRFRKNNYSSFDCFPDQVAVQLNDTHPAISIAELMRILVDEEALTWESSWTICQKTFSYTNHTVLPEALETWSVELIGRMLPRHLQIIFEINHRFLDDVGKRFPGRVDLLRSLSLVAEGDGKQVRMAHLAIVGSHTVNGVAELHSQILKTRLFTDFNTLYPGKFINVTNGITPRRWLMQANPSLAELITSVIGDEWVHDLSHLSELAAHADDPEFQQRWQEVRKRNKKLLARYVLRKLGVGINPATLFDMHIKRIHEYKRQILNVLHVITLYNRIRAESLEHHAPRTVFFAGKAAPGYFQAKLIIKLINSVAQTVNGDSAVGNDLRVVFLPNYCVSQAEKLIPAADLSEQISTAGMEASGTGNMKFALNGALTIGTLDGANIEIREEVGEDNFFLFGHTESDVHRLHSGGYDPVQIYESNIELKKALDMISTGFFSPEAPGLFRPIVDSLLAHGDYYLVLADYAKYVEEQGKVSKCYEDQALWTRMSILNTANMGKFSSDRAIMEYAHNIWNVSPLA; encoded by the coding sequence ATGGAAAACCCGGAGACCAATGAGATCGTCGAATCCCTGAAGGACGACATACAGCGGCATGTAGCTTTGACCCTGGGCAGCGACCCCTTCCCCCCGCGCAAGGAGCGCTATTATCTCGGCCTGTGCTACAGCGTGCGCGACCGCCTGCTTGGCCAGTGGATTGAGACCCAGCGCTCATATTACGATTCCATTACCAAGCGCGTATATTACATGTCCCTGGAATTTCTGCCCGGACGATTCCTGATGAACTATATCCAGGCCTTGGGTTTGGAAGAGGTGTGCCGCGAGGCGGTGCGGGATTTCGGCTTGGATCTGGATGAATTGCTTGAGGAAGAATGGAATCCGGGGCTGGGAAACGGCGGCCTTGGCCGACTGGCTTCCTGCTACATGGATTCCATGGCCACATGCAAAATTCCCGGTTACGGTTACGGTATCCTCTATGACTACGGAATTTTTTATCAGACCATTGTCAACGGCTACCAGCACGAAGGCTGCGACAACTGGCTGCGTCAGGATTCGCCCTGGGTGCTTCGGCGCGGGCATTTCATGTTCCGCATCAATTTTTATGGACGCAGCGAGGCTTACGAAGACAGCGCCGGGCACGAGCGTTTTCGCTGGGTGGACACGGAGTCGGTCATGGCCATGGCCTGCGACATCATGGTGCCTGGCCATCAGAACAGCCATGTGACCAATATGCGCCTGTGGAAGGCCATCTCCACCCGGGATTTCGAGTTCGAGCATTTCAACCGGGGCGACTACATCGGCGCGGTCCAGGCCAAGGTCGAGAGCGAGAACATCTCCAAGGTGCTTTATCCCAACGACACCAGCCCGCGCGGCAAGGAACTCAGGCTGCGGCAGCAGTACTTTTTCGTGGCGGCGACCTTTCAGGATATTCTGCGGCGTTTCCGCAAGAACAACTACTCCTCCTTTGACTGCTTTCCCGATCAGGTCGCGGTGCAGCTCAATGATACGCATCCGGCCATCAGCATCGCGGAGCTCATGCGTATTCTGGTCGACGAAGAGGCCCTGACCTGGGAATCGTCCTGGACCATCTGCCAGAAGACGTTCTCCTATACCAACCACACCGTCCTGCCGGAGGCCCTGGAGACATGGTCCGTGGAACTCATCGGACGCATGCTGCCGAGGCATCTGCAGATCATCTTCGAAATCAACCATCGTTTTCTGGACGATGTGGGCAAGCGTTTTCCGGGTCGCGTCGACCTCTTGAGATCCTTGTCCCTGGTCGCCGAGGGTGATGGAAAGCAGGTGCGCATGGCTCACCTGGCCATCGTCGGCAGCCACACGGTCAACGGCGTGGCCGAGCTGCATTCACAGATTCTCAAGACGCGGCTGTTCACGGATTTTAATACGCTTTATCCCGGTAAGTTCATCAACGTGACCAACGGCATCACTCCCCGTCGCTGGCTGATGCAGGCCAATCCGTCCCTGGCCGAGCTGATCACATCCGTCATAGGGGACGAATGGGTTCATGATCTGTCGCATCTTTCCGAACTGGCCGCGCATGCCGATGACCCGGAATTCCAGCAGCGCTGGCAGGAAGTGCGCAAGCGCAACAAGAAGCTCCTGGCCCGCTATGTCCTGCGCAAGCTCGGGGTCGGCATCAACCCGGCGACGCTCTTCGACATGCATATAAAGCGCATCCACGAGTACAAGCGGCAGATCCTCAATGTTCTGCACGTCATCACCCTTTATAACCGCATCCGCGCGGAAAGCCTTGAACATCATGCTCCGCGCACGGTGTTTTTTGCAGGCAAGGCCGCGCCGGGGTATTTTCAGGCCAAGCTCATCATCAAACTCATCAATTCCGTGGCCCAGACCGTGAATGGCGATTCCGCCGTGGGCAACGACCTGCGGGTCGTGTTTTTGCCCAACTACTGCGTCTCGCAGGCGGAAAAGCTCATCCCGGCCGCGGATCTGTCCGAACAGATTTCCACGGCGGGCATGGAGGCTTCAGGCACCGGCAACATGAAGTTCGCCCTCAACGGGGCGCTGACCATCGGCACCCTGGACGGGGCCAACATCGAGATCAGGGAGGAGGTGGGAGAGGACAACTTCTTTCTCTTCGGCCACACGGAAAGCGATGTGCACCGTCTGCACTCCGGGGGCTATGATCCCGTGCAGATATACGAAAGCAACATCGAGCTCAAAAAAGCGCTGGACATGATTTCCACCGGCTTTTTCTCGCCGGAGGCGCCGGGCCTTTTCAGGCCCATCGTCGATTCGCTCCTGGCCCACGGCGACTATTATCTCGTGTTGGCCGATTACGCCAAGTACGTGGAGGAACAGGGCAAAGTTTCGAAGTGCTATGAAGACCAAGCCTTGTGGACGCGGATGTCCATCCTGAACACCGCCAACATGGGGAAATTCTCCAGTGACCGCGCCATCATGGAATACGCGCACAACATCTGGAACGTCTCGCCTCTGGCGTAA
- the msrB gene encoding peptide-methionine (R)-S-oxide reductase MsrB, whose protein sequence is MRTCSKTTRLLLILALIIVWPTGGYSMDKIIKTDAEWREILSQEQYHVLREKGTEPAFSGEFNDHHQTGTYVCAGCQTPLFHSSAKFDSGTGWPSFFKPVDKTHIAKHEDKSWFMVRTEVLCAVCDGHLGHVFPDGPAPTGLRYCINSLALRFEPQDAE, encoded by the coding sequence ATGCGCACATGTTCAAAGACAACCCGGTTGCTTCTGATCCTGGCCCTCATCATCGTGTGGCCCACAGGAGGATATTCTATGGATAAGATTATAAAAACGGATGCCGAATGGCGGGAAATACTGAGCCAGGAGCAGTACCACGTGCTGCGCGAAAAGGGCACCGAACCCGCTTTCAGCGGAGAATTCAACGATCATCATCAAACGGGAACCTATGTTTGCGCGGGCTGTCAGACCCCGCTCTTCCACTCAAGCGCCAAATTCGATTCCGGGACGGGCTGGCCCAGTTTTTTCAAGCCCGTGGATAAAACGCATATCGCAAAGCATGAGGACAAATCCTGGTTCATGGTCCGCACTGAAGTGCTCTGCGCTGTCTGTGACGGACATCTGGGCCATGTATTCCCCGATGGACCAGCGCCCACTGGATTGCGATACTGCATCAATTCCCTCGCTTTGCGATTTGAACCTCAAGATGCCGAGTAG
- a CDS encoding 3D domain-containing protein, producing MNNHGVFVVTSLFFVMIASLVGFAAYNGTRLETSRHYEARIATLNEERQELTRQVAELRNRWVKEVTVTAYSPTVEECGLDPRKTASMGKPRPGIVAVSRDLFDEGWVFGKKVYVEGHGIFEIADLMSSRYTQRMDIFFPDTSQARRFGKKQITVALLAS from the coding sequence ATGAACAATCATGGAGTATTTGTCGTCACCTCGCTTTTTTTCGTCATGATCGCCTCTCTGGTAGGATTTGCCGCCTACAACGGAACCAGATTGGAGACGAGCCGGCATTACGAAGCCCGGATCGCGACGCTTAACGAGGAACGACAGGAACTGACCCGCCAAGTGGCGGAACTCAGAAATAGATGGGTCAAGGAAGTGACCGTGACGGCCTACAGTCCGACCGTCGAAGAATGCGGGCTCGATCCGCGAAAAACAGCCAGCATGGGCAAACCCCGGCCCGGCATCGTCGCCGTGAGCAGGGATCTGTTCGATGAAGGCTGGGTTTTTGGCAAGAAGGTCTACGTGGAAGGACACGGGATCTTTGAAATCGCGGATCTGATGAGCAGCCGCTACACGCAGCGCATGGACATCTTTTTTCCGGACACCAGCCAAGCCAGGCGGTTCGGCAAGAAACAGATCACGGTGGCCCTGTTGGCCAGCTAG
- a CDS encoding Dabb family protein codes for MVGHIVMWKLKDTAEGRSAAENAQIMKDMLGALPGLIPQLRTLVVSTDVFASIPETQVVLYTVFDSSEDLQTYQVHPEHQKCVAFVSAVAAERRLVDYNF; via the coding sequence ATGGTCGGACATATTGTGATGTGGAAATTGAAGGACACCGCGGAAGGCCGCAGCGCCGCGGAAAATGCGCAGATCATGAAAGACATGCTCGGCGCCTTGCCGGGGCTCATTCCGCAGCTGCGCACCCTGGTGGTCAGCACGGACGTTTTCGCCTCAATCCCGGAGACGCAAGTGGTCCTGTATACGGTCTTTGATTCTTCCGAAGACCTGCAGACATATCAGGTCCATCCCGAACATCAGAAATGCGTGGCTTTTGTCTCGGCTGTAGCCGCGGAAAGACGCTTGGTGGATTACAACTTCTAG
- the nadD gene encoding nicotinate (nicotinamide) nucleotide adenylyltransferase: protein MSRPLFGSVGILGGSFNPVHNGHLRMAIEAREALDLARVELLPAKVPPHKGESGLLDFGLRFSLLRQAVEGVEGLVVNALEGEMPVPSYSYATLSRLREMFPATNYVFVLGSTDFLTLPDWHRGLELPLLTDIAVVDRLGLGQAVVDGFLDTHWDWREEGPGVRRIVAGRRVVLVPMARLDISASMVREKFCAGLETSGLVPEAVRGRMLAEPHLFKDRWNVSP, encoded by the coding sequence GTGTCTAGACCCTTGTTCGGATCGGTGGGGATTCTCGGCGGATCTTTCAATCCCGTGCACAACGGGCATCTGCGCATGGCCATAGAGGCCCGGGAGGCATTGGATCTTGCGCGGGTGGAGTTGTTGCCTGCCAAGGTCCCGCCGCACAAGGGAGAGTCGGGCCTGCTCGATTTCGGCCTGCGGTTTTCCCTCTTGCGTCAAGCGGTGGAGGGAGTGGAGGGTTTGGTCGTAAACGCCCTGGAAGGGGAGATGCCTGTCCCTTCGTATTCGTATGCGACCTTAAGCCGTCTGCGCGAAATGTTCCCGGCTACCAATTATGTTTTTGTTCTAGGCAGCACTGATTTTTTGACCTTGCCCGACTGGCACAGGGGTCTGGAGTTGCCGCTTTTGACGGATATCGCCGTGGTGGACCGGCTTGGGCTGGGACAGGCGGTGGTGGACGGTTTTCTGGACACGCATTGGGATTGGCGGGAGGAAGGGCCGGGAGTGCGGCGTATCGTCGCAGGCCGGCGGGTCGTCCTTGTGCCCATGGCCCGCCTTGATATCAGCGCGAGCATGGTGCGGGAAAAATTTTGCGCGGGCCTTGAAACCAGCGGCCTCGTGCCTGAAGCGGTCCGGGGGCGGATGCTGGCCGAACCCCATCTTTTCAAGGATCGCTGGAACGTATCACCCTGA
- a CDS encoding glutamate-5-semialdehyde dehydrogenase yields MNLELQMRELAASARSAARTLATATGLERNKALLALAELLQDSRQEIFEANTLDLDAARAGGLDEARIDRLRITDGGVDSMAGACLHVAALSDPVGEVEGMIKRPNGLLVGRMRIPLGVIAIIYESRPNVTIDAAILCLKAGNSVILRGGSEAYHSNQILGSLLRRALEAAGLPGGCVQIVPTTDRAAVKHLLALDEYIDVVIPRGGEGLIRAVVKDATMPVLKHYKGVCHIYMHKDADQEQALPIIENAKVQRPGVCNALECLLVHEGVAREFLPRLAATLAPQNVSFRACPRSLPLLGATATPAEADDFGREFLSLTLAVKVVATQAEAEEHIACYGSGHSEAILTRNYERAMRFLRSVDASCVLINASTRFNDGGELGLGAEIGISTSKIHAYGPMGVKELTSLKYIVFGEGQVRV; encoded by the coding sequence ATGAATCTGGAATTACAAATGCGCGAACTGGCCGCATCGGCACGTAGCGCCGCCAGGACACTGGCCACGGCCACTGGACTTGAGCGCAACAAGGCGCTTCTGGCTTTAGCCGAACTGCTGCAGGATTCCCGGCAGGAAATTTTTGAGGCCAACACTCTGGACCTTGACGCCGCGCGTGCGGGCGGTTTGGACGAGGCGCGGATCGACCGCCTGCGCATCACCGATGGCGGCGTGGACTCCATGGCTGGAGCCTGCCTGCATGTGGCCGCCTTGTCCGATCCCGTGGGTGAGGTGGAGGGCATGATCAAACGCCCCAACGGGCTCTTGGTCGGGCGCATGCGCATTCCTTTGGGCGTTATCGCCATCATCTACGAATCCCGTCCGAATGTGACCATCGATGCCGCCATCCTCTGTCTCAAGGCCGGCAACAGCGTCATTCTGCGCGGAGGTTCCGAGGCCTATCATTCCAACCAGATTCTGGGCAGTCTGCTGCGCCGGGCCCTGGAAGCCGCCGGCCTGCCCGGAGGCTGCGTTCAGATCGTGCCGACCACCGACCGGGCCGCAGTCAAGCATCTTCTGGCCCTGGACGAATATATCGATGTGGTCATCCCGCGCGGCGGCGAGGGTCTCATTCGGGCCGTGGTCAAGGACGCAACCATGCCGGTCCTCAAGCATTACAAGGGCGTTTGCCATATTTACATGCACAAGGACGCGGATCAGGAGCAGGCCCTGCCCATCATCGAGAACGCCAAGGTGCAGCGTCCCGGCGTCTGCAACGCACTTGAGTGTCTGCTCGTGCATGAGGGCGTCGCGCGGGAATTTTTGCCGCGTCTGGCCGCAACCCTGGCACCGCAGAATGTGTCTTTTCGGGCCTGTCCCCGCTCCCTGCCGCTTCTTGGGGCGACGGCCACCCCCGCGGAGGCCGATGACTTCGGACGCGAGTTTCTGTCTTTGACCCTGGCCGTGAAGGTCGTCGCCACCCAGGCCGAAGCCGAAGAGCATATTGCGTGCTATGGATCGGGCCACTCCGAAGCCATCTTGACCCGCAACTATGAACGCGCCATGCGCTTTTTGCGCTCAGTGGACGCCTCCTGCGTGCTTATCAATGCCTCCACCCGCTTCAATGACGGCGGGGAACTGGGGCTTGGAGCCGAAATCGGCATCAGCACCTCGAAGATCCATGCCTACGGCCCCATGGGCGTGAAAGAGTTGACCAGTCTCAAGTACATCGTCTTCGGAGAAGGGCAGGTGCGTGTCTAG
- a CDS encoding sigma 54-interacting transcriptional regulator, which translates to MMTAEFLHYLQTLQSTVQHLDPMSPLQSSLDSLLAMTAEAMKYKRMALAIFDPKANTIRFDLTYGHKGPVKATYMPGQGVTGQVLDSGKSIIIEAMGQDERFLNKAMGRTQKELAELSFICVPISRINPDGTQEALGVLSADIPCQPPEVLRVHCSFLEVLAAVIARQTAYLQENMAQKELWASMGFLGESLDRDTAMAQAKIVATSKAMAFVMGQIMQVASSKASVLLRGESGTGKELLAEAIHNASSRRTKPLIRLNCAALPSELLESELFGHERGAFTGAVGSKKGRFELAHGGTLFLDEIGELSPEAQSKLLRALQEGEIQRLGSEKSIKVDVRIICATHQPLENLIKSGAFREDLYYRINVFPIFIPPLRERREDILPLAEYFLEFFAKEYSKNIKRISMPAIDLLTQYQWHGNVRELRNCLERAVLICNEEAIRTYHLPPTLQTAESSATDNQLSFGEAVGKFEQEILVEALQKCGGNMLQVARELRASYRIINYKIKKYNLDPKKYDGRGKTRKP; encoded by the coding sequence ATGATGACCGCTGAATTCCTGCATTACCTGCAAACGCTTCAAAGCACGGTGCAGCACCTCGACCCCATGAGCCCGCTGCAATCAAGCCTGGACAGCCTGTTGGCCATGACCGCCGAGGCCATGAAGTACAAACGCATGGCCCTGGCCATCTTCGATCCCAAGGCCAACACCATCCGTTTCGACCTCACGTACGGTCACAAAGGCCCCGTAAAGGCCACGTACATGCCTGGCCAGGGAGTCACCGGACAGGTTCTCGACAGCGGCAAGTCCATCATCATCGAGGCCATGGGGCAAGACGAACGGTTTCTGAACAAGGCCATGGGGCGTACCCAGAAAGAGCTGGCCGAGCTGTCTTTCATCTGCGTTCCGATCAGCAGGATTAATCCCGACGGGACCCAGGAGGCGCTCGGCGTCCTGAGCGCGGACATCCCCTGCCAGCCGCCCGAGGTGCTACGAGTTCACTGCTCTTTTCTGGAGGTCCTGGCTGCGGTCATCGCCCGCCAGACCGCATATCTGCAGGAAAACATGGCCCAAAAAGAGCTCTGGGCGTCCATGGGGTTTCTGGGCGAGAGCCTGGACCGCGACACGGCCATGGCGCAGGCCAAGATCGTGGCCACATCAAAGGCCATGGCCTTTGTCATGGGTCAGATCATGCAAGTCGCTTCGAGCAAGGCCTCAGTGCTTTTGCGCGGCGAATCGGGCACCGGCAAGGAACTGCTGGCCGAGGCCATCCACAACGCCAGTTCCCGCCGCACCAAGCCTCTCATCCGCCTCAACTGCGCGGCGCTGCCCTCGGAGCTTCTGGAAAGCGAACTCTTCGGCCACGAGCGCGGCGCCTTCACCGGCGCGGTGGGTTCCAAGAAGGGCCGCTTCGAACTGGCCCACGGGGGCACCTTATTTCTGGACGAAATCGGGGAACTCAGCCCCGAGGCGCAATCCAAGCTGCTGCGCGCCCTGCAGGAAGGGGAGATTCAGCGTCTGGGGAGCGAGAAAAGCATCAAGGTCGATGTGCGCATCATCTGCGCAACCCACCAGCCCCTGGAAAACCTGATCAAGTCCGGCGCATTCCGCGAAGATCTGTATTACCGCATCAACGTCTTCCCCATCTTCATCCCGCCCCTGCGGGAACGCCGGGAAGACATCCTGCCCCTGGCCGAGTATTTTCTGGAATTCTTCGCCAAGGAATACTCGAAGAACATCAAACGCATCTCCATGCCCGCCATCGATCTCTTGACCCAGTACCAGTGGCACGGAAACGTGCGCGAGCTGCGCAATTGCTTGGAACGGGCCGTGCTGATCTGCAACGAGGAAGCCATCCGCACCTACCATCTGCCTCCGACCCTGCAGACGGCCGAAAGCTCGGCCACGGACAACCAGCTCTCCTTCGGGGAAGCCGTAGGCAAGTTCGAGCAGGAAATCCTGGTCGAGGCCCTGCAGAAATGCGGAGGCAACATGCTGCAGGTGGCCAGGGAGCTCAGGGCCAGCTACCGGATCATCAATTATAAGATCAAGAAGTACAACCTTGACCCCAAAAAATACGACGGGCGGGGCAAAACACGCAAACCCTGA